A single Prevotella sp. E15-22 DNA region contains:
- a CDS encoding DUF4954 family protein — MREYRQLTQEEVLVLENNGCWAEDWSRVMVDMVFRPYNFHRVMFYGDIRLGKFEKMVEVAQGFHKHSGINDATLRNVTVGDDCLIEKVGNFINNYTIGDDCYITNISTMETREGASYGAGSTISVLNEMGDGNVTLFRELNSQLAAFMVKHHTDKALVNRLKQLIDDEVRVSTPERGIIGNSVKIINTKDITNTVIKGDCEISGAARLNECTILSSEDAPVFIGTGVICENSIICDGCSINNSVKMQDCFVGEACQITNGFTAEASLFFANSFMANGEACAAFCGPFSASHHKSSLLIGGQFSFYNAGSNTNFSNHAYKMGPLHYGTLERGTKTASGSYVLMPATIGAFSVCFGKLMHHPDTRCLPFSYLIAYGDTMYLVPGRNITTVGLYRDIKKWPKRDKRSKQSKKSIINFDWLSPFTVGEIMEGIEILKALRNASGDNVTTYNFHEYVINASSLKKGLKYYDIALRIFMGAVLKRAQKEGFFGNPKSEVGKGAWSDLSGLLLPETEEQRLIDEIKEGSIDNIQQVLTRFEDINNNYSDYRWAWSYQLILDYYHLETLDEAACARIREDYVKARRAWIAEIRKDAEKEFQMGDVEQEVYEDFLQKLDHEIDYEN; from the coding sequence ATGAGAGAGTACAGACAACTGACACAAGAGGAAGTTCTGGTGCTGGAGAACAACGGCTGTTGGGCTGAGGACTGGAGTAGGGTGATGGTGGACATGGTGTTCCGCCCCTATAACTTCCACCGTGTGATGTTCTATGGCGACATTCGCCTGGGTAAGTTCGAGAAAATGGTGGAGGTGGCTCAAGGCTTCCACAAGCACTCGGGCATTAACGACGCCACACTGAGAAACGTGACCGTGGGTGATGACTGCCTGATTGAAAAGGTGGGCAACTTCATCAACAACTATACCATTGGCGACGACTGCTATATCACCAACATATCGACGATGGAGACACGCGAGGGTGCCAGCTATGGCGCAGGCTCGACAATCTCTGTACTCAACGAGATGGGCGACGGCAACGTGACGCTGTTCAGGGAACTGAACTCGCAGTTGGCTGCCTTCATGGTGAAGCACCACACGGACAAGGCACTGGTGAACAGACTGAAACAGCTGATTGACGACGAGGTGCGGGTGTCGACGCCTGAGCGCGGCATCATTGGTAACAGCGTGAAGATTATCAATACGAAGGATATTACGAACACGGTAATCAAGGGCGACTGCGAGATTAGTGGCGCTGCTCGACTGAACGAGTGTACGATTCTGAGTAGTGAGGACGCGCCTGTGTTCATTGGCACGGGTGTGATTTGCGAGAACTCGATTATCTGCGACGGTTGCTCGATCAACAACTCGGTGAAGATGCAGGACTGCTTCGTGGGCGAGGCTTGTCAGATAACCAATGGCTTCACGGCCGAGGCCAGTCTGTTCTTTGCCAACTCGTTTATGGCCAACGGTGAGGCCTGCGCCGCCTTCTGCGGACCGTTCTCGGCTTCTCACCATAAGAGCTCGCTGCTCATCGGCGGACAGTTCTCGTTCTATAACGCTGGCTCGAACACCAACTTCTCGAACCACGCCTATAAGATGGGCCCGTTGCACTATGGCACCCTGGAGCGCGGCACCAAGACGGCCTCGGGCTCGTATGTGCTGATGCCTGCCACGATTGGTGCGTTCAGCGTGTGCTTCGGCAAACTGATGCACCACCCCGATACGCGCTGCCTGCCGTTCTCGTATCTGATTGCCTATGGCGACACGATGTATCTGGTGCCTGGACGCAACATTACCACCGTGGGATTGTATCGCGACATTAAGAAATGGCCCAAGCGCGACAAGCGCTCGAAGCAGTCGAAGAAGAGTATCATCAACTTTGACTGGCTGAGCCCCTTCACCGTGGGCGAGATTATGGAGGGCATCGAGATTCTGAAGGCGTTGCGCAATGCCTCGGGCGACAACGTGACCACGTATAACTTCCACGAATATGTGATTAATGCCTCGTCGCTGAAGAAAGGACTGAAATACTATGATATAGCCCTGCGCATCTTTATGGGTGCCGTGCTGAAGCGTGCCCAGAAGGAGGGCTTCTTTGGCAATCCGAAGTCGGAAGTGGGCAAGGGCGCATGGTCGGACCTGAGCGGGCTGCTGTTGCCTGAGACTGAGGAGCAACGCTTGATTGACGAGATCAAGGAGGGCAGCATCGATAATATTCAGCAGGTGCTGACGCGCTTCGAGGATATCAACAACAACTACAGCGACTATCGCTGGGCATGGAGCTATCAGCTGATTCTGGACTACTATCACCTGGAGACGCTGGACGAGGCTGCCTGCGCGCGTATTCGTGAGGATTATGTGAAGGCACGCCGTGCATGGATTGCCGAGATTAGAAAGGATGCCGAGAAGGAGTTCCAGATGGGTGATGTGGAGCAGGAGGTTTATGAGGACTTCCTCCAGAAGCTCGACCACGAGATTGATTACGAAAATTAA
- a CDS encoding M6 family metalloprotease domain-containing protein, translating into MRKIGKYMLSLLLTVAPLTATAQFEVMRGDCTPDLNGGDAATAQRAPVVSHRLPAINTHWDASRTYRQMVILVEFSDLTFCRADAHALYDSIMNVPGYNQGNGPGCVVDYYRDQSRGLFNLQFDVFGPVRVSQVARPSQAKNYGKESLAEATRLVIQENPDLDYSVYDWNGDGEIEQVIFVYAGCGGNISGMAGYIWPNTSIFSTVTTPDGKSISNYSASAELWVDYRDVSCGFATLCHEFSHCLGLPDIYSTTSGAPVCDEWDLMDGGLITNNGWCPPNYTAMEKVLMGWLEPVELTDSQVVTGMMPIAEGGDVYRIKHSDKEWLLLENRQQRGWDLGVPGKGLVVYHVYNDGSAWRSNRVNTNPQKRCFDLVHADNMDYDAWTNYASKMKLKQYAHSPKLNSRYLSTSAYPWSTDSTTFVNDWLTETSVPAPVMFYPNEAGDTLLNKPITNITMSDDGLVSFVFLGNPDADAIRTVSSATDSKPAFFDLRGRRVGRQGKGIYLTRNPNGVYKKILK; encoded by the coding sequence ATGCGCAAAATAGGAAAATATATGCTGTCGCTTCTGCTGACTGTCGCTCCACTTACGGCGACAGCTCAGTTTGAGGTGATGCGCGGCGATTGTACGCCCGACCTGAACGGTGGCGATGCTGCCACCGCTCAGCGGGCGCCGGTCGTCAGCCATAGACTGCCTGCCATTAATACTCACTGGGACGCATCGAGGACGTATCGGCAGATGGTGATTCTCGTGGAGTTCTCAGATTTGACTTTCTGTCGTGCTGATGCTCATGCGCTCTACGACAGTATTATGAATGTGCCTGGTTATAATCAGGGCAACGGACCTGGTTGCGTGGTGGATTATTACCGTGACCAGTCGCGCGGACTGTTTAACTTGCAGTTTGATGTCTTCGGACCCGTGAGGGTGAGCCAGGTGGCACGACCTTCACAAGCCAAGAACTACGGAAAAGAGTCTTTGGCAGAGGCCACAAGACTGGTTATTCAGGAGAATCCTGACCTTGACTATTCGGTTTATGACTGGAATGGCGACGGCGAGATTGAACAGGTGATTTTTGTCTATGCGGGATGTGGTGGTAACATCTCGGGCATGGCTGGTTATATCTGGCCTAACACCAGTATATTCAGTACCGTTACGACGCCTGATGGAAAGAGTATTTCCAATTACTCGGCCAGCGCGGAACTGTGGGTGGACTATAGGGATGTTTCCTGTGGCTTTGCAACGCTCTGTCATGAGTTCTCGCATTGTCTGGGACTGCCTGATATCTATTCTACAACGAGTGGTGCTCCTGTGTGCGATGAATGGGACCTGATGGATGGCGGACTGATTACCAACAATGGATGGTGCCCGCCAAACTATACGGCCATGGAGAAGGTGCTCATGGGATGGCTCGAGCCCGTGGAACTGACAGATTCGCAGGTCGTAACGGGGATGATGCCTATTGCCGAGGGTGGCGATGTCTATCGGATTAAGCACTCGGACAAGGAGTGGCTGTTGCTTGAGAACCGTCAGCAGCGCGGATGGGACCTGGGTGTGCCTGGAAAGGGTCTCGTGGTCTATCATGTGTATAACGATGGTAGTGCGTGGCGCTCTAACAGGGTGAACACTAATCCGCAAAAGCGTTGTTTTGACTTGGTGCATGCCGACAATATGGACTATGATGCATGGACGAATTATGCTTCGAAGATGAAACTGAAGCAGTATGCGCACAGTCCGAAGCTGAACAGTCGCTATCTGAGTACGTCGGCTTATCCTTGGTCTACTGACAGTACGACGTTTGTTAATGATTGGCTGACGGAGACGTCGGTGCCTGCGCCGGTGATGTTCTATCCGAATGAGGCGGGTGACACTCTGCTGAATAAGCCTATTACGAATATCACAATGTCGGACGATGGACTCGTCTCGTTCGTGTTTCTGGGGAATCCTGACGCTGATGCCATTCGGACGGTGTCATCAGCAACCGACAGTAAACCTGCTTTCTTTGACTTGCGCGGACGTCGTGTGGGAAGACAAGGAAAGGGTATTTACCTGACGAGAAACCCAAATGGAGTATATAAGAAAATATTAAAATAA
- the hflX gene encoding GTPase HflX: MKEFVISEAKAETAVLVGLITNQQDEAKTKEYLDELEFLATTAGARTVKRFTQRVGGPSSVTYVGSGKLEEIRQYIKQCEDAYDEAMEHREDYESDADMPQPVGMVIFDDELSAKQIRNIEKELQVKILDRTSLILDIFAMRAQTAEAKAQVELAQHRYMLPRLQRLWTHLERQGGGSGGGGGKGSVGLRGPGETQLEMDRRIILHRITLLKQRLAEIDKQKTTQRKNRGRLIRVALVGYTNVGKSTLMNLLSKSDVFAENKLFATLDTTVRKLTIENLPFLLADTVGFIRKLPSDLVESFKSTLDETREADLLVHVVDISHPDFEDQIRVVEQTLSELGCSETPSMVVFNKIDAYTWTPQEEDDLTEPTKENISLEELKKTWMAKMQGDCLFISAKQKENIDELRDVLYQKVRELHVQKYPYNDFLYQIES; this comes from the coding sequence ATGAAAGAATTTGTAATATCCGAAGCCAAAGCCGAGACGGCCGTATTGGTGGGACTGATTACGAACCAACAGGACGAAGCAAAGACCAAAGAGTATTTGGACGAACTGGAGTTTCTGGCCACCACGGCGGGCGCACGGACTGTGAAAAGGTTTACCCAGCGTGTGGGTGGACCCAGCAGCGTGACCTATGTGGGCAGCGGAAAACTGGAAGAGATTCGCCAATATATCAAGCAGTGCGAGGATGCCTATGACGAGGCCATGGAGCATCGCGAGGATTATGAGAGTGATGCAGACATGCCACAGCCTGTGGGTATGGTGATCTTTGATGATGAACTGAGTGCTAAACAAATCAGAAACATTGAGAAGGAACTGCAAGTGAAGATCCTGGACCGCACATCGCTGATCCTGGATATCTTTGCCATGCGTGCTCAGACCGCCGAGGCCAAGGCGCAGGTGGAACTGGCACAGCATCGCTATATGCTGCCACGACTGCAGCGACTGTGGACGCACCTGGAACGCCAGGGCGGCGGCTCAGGCGGCGGTGGCGGCAAGGGAAGCGTGGGACTGCGTGGCCCTGGTGAGACGCAGCTGGAGATGGACCGCCGTATCATTCTGCATCGCATCACGCTGCTGAAACAGCGACTGGCCGAGATTGACAAGCAGAAGACCACGCAGCGCAAGAACCGCGGACGACTGATTCGCGTGGCGCTGGTGGGCTATACGAACGTGGGTAAGTCGACACTGATGAACCTGCTGTCGAAGAGTGACGTGTTTGCAGAAAACAAGTTGTTTGCCACGCTGGACACCACGGTACGCAAGTTGACCATTGAAAACCTGCCCTTCCTGCTGGCCGACACGGTGGGATTTATCCGTAAGTTGCCCTCTGACTTGGTGGAGAGTTTTAAGAGTACGCTGGACGAGACGCGCGAGGCCGACCTGCTGGTGCATGTGGTGGACATCAGTCACCCCGACTTTGAGGACCAGATTCGCGTGGTGGAGCAGACACTCAGTGAGCTGGGCTGCTCGGAGACGCCCTCGATGGTGGTGTTCAACAAGATTGATGCCTACACATGGACACCTCAGGAGGAAGATGACCTGACGGAGCCCACGAAGGAAAATATCTCGCTGGAGGAACTAAAAAAGACGTGGATGGCGAAGATGCAGGGCGACTGCCTGTTTATTTCAGCCAAGCAGAAGGAGAATATTGACGAGTTGCGCGACGTTCTCTATCAAAAAGTGCGCGAGCTGCATGTGCAGAAATATCCGTATAACGACTTTCTATATCAAATAGAGAGTTGA
- a CDS encoding DoxX family membrane protein → MKYVKQFFRLLLGAFMTYAGISHLTFNRQEFVAQVPTWLQFSPQFTDFIVLSSGFVEIVFGLGLLLLVANKRAVCGALLALFYVAIFPGNINQYVNHIDAFGLNTDQARLIRLFFQPVLIFLALWTTGGWKYWKLWAKGKLKE, encoded by the coding sequence ATGAAGTACGTCAAGCAATTCTTCCGTCTGCTATTAGGCGCATTCATGACCTATGCAGGCATCAGTCACCTCACGTTCAATCGTCAGGAGTTTGTAGCCCAGGTGCCCACGTGGCTGCAGTTCAGTCCACAGTTCACCGATTTCATCGTGTTGTCATCGGGCTTTGTCGAGATTGTCTTTGGCTTGGGTCTGCTCCTGCTTGTAGCCAACAAGCGAGCCGTATGCGGTGCCCTGCTGGCCCTCTTCTATGTAGCCATCTTCCCTGGCAACATCAATCAGTATGTCAACCATATCGATGCCTTTGGTCTCAACACAGATCAGGCTCGTCTCATCCGTCTGTTCTTCCAGCCCGTGCTCATCTTCCTGGCCTTGTGGACCACTGGTGGCTGGAAATACTGGAAGCTGTGGGCGAAGGGCAAGCTGAAGGAATAA
- a CDS encoding fumarate hydratase, translating into MATPVEFKYAPMFQVGEDKTEYRLLTKEGVSTAEFEGKQIVKVSKEALTLLAQQAFHDVEFMLRREHNEQVAKILTDPEASENDKYVALQFLRNAETACKGILPFCQDTGTAIIHGEKGQQIWTGFEDEEALSRGVYNTFTQDNLRYSQNAPLNMYDEVNTRCNLPAQIDIEATEGAEYKFVMVAKGGGSANKTYFYPMTKATIQNEGTLIPFLVEKMKTLGTAACPPYHIAFVIGGTSAEKNLLTVKLASIKFYDNLPTTGDETGRAFRDIDLEEKLLKEAHKIGLGAQFGGKYLAHDIRVIRLPRHGASCPIGMGVSCSADRNIKAKINADGIWLEKMDANPTELIPEEMRKPGEGGKGIEIDLNEGIDAVRKELSKYPVSTRVNLKGTIIVARDIAHAKLKARLDAGEGMPEYFKKYPVLYAGPAKTPEGYPCGSMGPTTANRMDPYVDEFQANGASLVMIAKGNRSDVVTEACKKHGGFYLGTIGGVAAVLSKSSIKSIECVEYPELGMEAVWKIDVEDFPAFILVDDKGNDFFKTLKPWTPCAK; encoded by the coding sequence ATGGCAACACCAGTTGAATTTAAGTATGCCCCCATGTTTCAGGTGGGCGAAGACAAGACGGAATACCGCTTGTTGACAAAAGAAGGCGTTAGCACCGCCGAATTTGAAGGAAAACAGATTGTGAAGGTGTCGAAAGAGGCCCTCACGCTCCTGGCTCAGCAGGCCTTCCACGATGTGGAGTTTATGCTGCGCCGTGAGCATAACGAACAGGTGGCTAAGATACTGACCGACCCTGAGGCTTCGGAGAACGATAAGTATGTGGCCCTGCAGTTCCTGCGCAATGCCGAGACGGCTTGCAAGGGCATTCTGCCTTTCTGTCAGGACACGGGTACGGCTATCATCCACGGTGAGAAGGGTCAGCAGATCTGGACTGGCTTCGAGGATGAGGAGGCTCTGAGCCGCGGCGTGTATAACACGTTTACGCAGGACAACCTGCGCTATTCGCAGAACGCACCTCTGAACATGTACGACGAGGTGAACACCCGTTGTAACCTGCCTGCACAGATTGACATCGAGGCTACCGAGGGTGCCGAGTATAAGTTTGTGATGGTGGCTAAGGGCGGTGGCTCGGCCAACAAGACTTACTTCTATCCCATGACGAAAGCTACGATCCAGAACGAGGGTACGCTGATTCCTTTCCTGGTTGAGAAGATGAAGACGCTGGGCACAGCTGCTTGTCCTCCTTATCACATTGCTTTCGTGATTGGTGGTACTTCGGCCGAGAAGAACCTGCTGACTGTGAAACTGGCTTCAATCAAGTTCTATGATAACCTGCCTACCACGGGCGACGAGACGGGTCGTGCCTTCCGTGACATCGACCTCGAGGAGAAACTGCTGAAGGAGGCTCACAAGATTGGCTTGGGTGCGCAGTTTGGTGGTAAATATCTGGCTCACGACATCCGCGTGATTCGTCTGCCTCGTCACGGTGCCAGTTGTCCTATCGGCATGGGCGTATCTTGCTCGGCCGACAGAAATATCAAGGCAAAGATCAATGCCGATGGTATCTGGCTGGAGAAGATGGATGCCAACCCCACAGAGCTGATTCCTGAGGAGATGCGCAAGCCGGGTGAAGGCGGCAAGGGTATCGAGATTGACCTGAACGAAGGTATCGATGCTGTGCGCAAGGAGCTGAGTAAGTATCCTGTTTCTACCCGCGTGAACCTGAAGGGTACTATCATCGTGGCTCGCGATATTGCTCACGCTAAGCTGAAGGCTCGTCTGGATGCTGGCGAGGGCATGCCCGAGTACTTCAAGAAATATCCCGTGCTCTATGCTGGTCCTGCCAAGACGCCAGAGGGCTATCCTTGTGGCTCGATGGGTCCGACAACGGCCAACCGTATGGACCCCTACGTGGATGAGTTCCAGGCTAACGGTGCATCGCTGGTGATGATTGCCAAGGGTAACCGTTCGGATGTGGTGACCGAGGCTTGTAAGAAGCATGGTGGTTTCTATCTGGGCACTATCGGTGGCGTGGCTGCTGTTCTCTCGAAGAGTAGCATCAAGAGCATCGAGTGCGTGGAATATCCTGAACTTGGTATGGAGGCTGTGTGGAAGATTGATGTGGAAGACTTCCCCGCATTTATTCTGGTGGACGATAAGGGCAACGATTTCTTCAAAACGCTGAAGCCCTGGACCCCATGCGCAAAATAG
- a CDS encoding DUF2461 domain-containing protein, with translation MDAKRILKYLRQLRTNNNRAWYMEHKAEYDAVRADFERGVQQAIGRIMTFDETIAHLTVKDCTYRFYRDTRFSNDKSPYKTHLGAYIAAHGKKSLHGGYYLHLEPGHCLVACGNYWLPTNILTSCRNEIMGNTDEWLKRVENAEFQKYYGRVEAPADMATWDQPQGFGMERLKTCPSGFPRDWEHVEYLRQKDYCCWHRVDDSFFEGDHWLDEIETMFRAAKPMMDMMNSVIDDYE, from the coding sequence ATGGATGCAAAAAGAATTTTGAAGTACCTGCGCCAGCTGAGGACTAACAACAACAGGGCGTGGTATATGGAACATAAGGCGGAGTATGACGCCGTCAGGGCGGATTTTGAACGGGGCGTGCAGCAGGCCATTGGGCGCATTATGACGTTCGACGAGACGATAGCACACCTGACGGTGAAGGACTGCACCTATAGGTTCTATCGCGACACGCGATTCTCGAACGATAAGTCGCCCTACAAAACCCACCTGGGCGCCTATATCGCAGCCCACGGCAAGAAGTCGCTGCACGGTGGCTACTACCTGCATCTGGAGCCAGGACACTGCCTGGTGGCCTGCGGCAACTACTGGTTGCCCACGAATATCCTGACGTCGTGCAGAAACGAGATTATGGGTAACACGGACGAATGGCTGAAAAGGGTAGAGAACGCCGAGTTTCAGAAATACTATGGACGCGTGGAGGCACCTGCCGACATGGCCACTTGGGACCAGCCGCAGGGCTTTGGCATGGAACGACTGAAGACGTGCCCATCGGGATTTCCACGCGACTGGGAACACGTGGAATATCTGCGACAAAAGGACTACTGCTGCTGGCATCGCGTGGACGACAGTTTCTTTGAGGGCGACCACTGGCTGGACGAGATTGAGACGATGTTCAGGGCCGCGAAGCCGATGATGGACATGATGAACAGCGTTATTGACGACTATGAATAA
- a CDS encoding pitrilysin family protein, whose translation MRLRLFLGMALMGLALSSCSKYDYEEVKGDLTQTRIYTLKNGLKVYLSVNKEEPRIQTYIAVRTGSKNDPAETTGLAHYLEHLMFKGTSQFGTTDAAKEAPLLDEIEQRYEKYRKMTDPEERRQAYHEIDSVSQLAAKYNIPNEYDKLMATIGSEGSNAYTSEDVTCYVENIPSNEIDNWAKIQADRFMNMTIRGFHTELEAVYEEYNIYLTDDTDKLFSAMQKALYPTHPYGTQTTIGTQEHLKNPSITNIKNYFKKWYVPNNVAICMAGDFDPDEVIATIDKYFGQWQPGEDVKQPEFPVQQQLTHHVDTTVVGQEAETLWMGYAFDKASSLQIDTLQVVERMLSNGTAGLIDLDINQKMLMLGAGTGVQSGMDYTTLILAGTPMEGQSLEEVRTLLLAEIEKLKKGEFSDDLLPSVVNNMKLQYYNALESNQARANMYVQSFIHGTEWKQEVESLERVEGMTKAQIVAFANEHFKDNYVAVFKKQGVDPNQKKIEKPAITPIPTNRDYVSQFVKDIQAAKVTPIAPRFVDFKKDLTFGQTEKNLPYIYVNNNENGRFQMSFYYPFGSEADVRYGYAGDYLDYLGTDSLTAQEVKQQFYKLACNYNIQEGDRSITVSLNGLSENMTEALALLEHLMKNAKVDNEAYAQFVAMEAKSRMDNKLDQRTNFNFLTRYAQYGAYNPSRHDMSIAELQQTNPQELLDLLKNLSTFEHTLLYYGPMSEKELAEAVTSAHQTPETLKTAPEGHHYVLQATPESTVTLAPYDAKNIYMMMYHNENRGWKAEEAPVTALFNEYFGGGMNTIVFQELREARGLAYSASAYYVEPSYEEMPEYFYTYIITQNDKMMDCVNQFHAILNEMPQSESAFNIAKESLTKKLASQRTTKFGLINAWLVAQRRGIDYDINQRIYEALPNLTMADVLRFANEQVANKAYNYIILGDEAELDMASLEKLGSIKRLTTEEIFGY comes from the coding sequence ATGAGACTTAGACTATTTTTGGGAATGGCCCTGATGGGCCTGGCATTGAGCTCTTGCTCAAAGTATGATTATGAAGAGGTGAAGGGTGACCTGACACAAACCCGCATCTATACGTTGAAGAACGGACTGAAGGTGTATCTGAGTGTGAACAAGGAGGAACCACGCATTCAGACCTACATCGCCGTGCGTACGGGTTCGAAGAACGACCCAGCCGAGACCACGGGACTGGCTCACTATCTGGAGCACCTGATGTTTAAGGGCACCAGCCAGTTTGGTACCACGGACGCCGCAAAGGAGGCTCCGCTGCTGGACGAGATTGAACAGCGCTACGAGAAGTATCGCAAGATGACCGACCCCGAGGAACGCCGACAGGCCTACCACGAGATCGACTCGGTGAGTCAGCTGGCTGCGAAGTATAACATCCCCAACGAATACGACAAGTTGATGGCCACCATCGGCTCAGAGGGTTCGAACGCCTATACGAGCGAAGATGTGACCTGCTATGTGGAGAATATCCCTTCGAACGAGATCGACAACTGGGCCAAGATTCAGGCCGACCGCTTTATGAACATGACCATCCGTGGCTTCCATACGGAGCTGGAGGCGGTGTACGAGGAGTATAACATCTACTTGACCGACGATACGGACAAGTTGTTCAGTGCCATGCAGAAGGCGCTGTATCCCACGCACCCCTATGGCACGCAGACCACCATCGGTACGCAGGAGCACCTGAAGAACCCGTCGATCACGAATATCAAGAACTATTTCAAGAAATGGTATGTGCCCAACAATGTGGCCATCTGTATGGCGGGCGACTTTGACCCCGATGAGGTGATTGCTACCATCGACAAGTATTTTGGCCAGTGGCAGCCGGGCGAGGACGTGAAGCAGCCTGAGTTTCCTGTGCAGCAGCAACTGACACACCACGTGGACACCACCGTTGTGGGTCAGGAGGCTGAGACATTGTGGATGGGCTATGCCTTCGACAAGGCTTCGTCGCTGCAGATTGACACGCTGCAGGTGGTGGAGCGCATGCTGAGCAACGGCACGGCAGGACTGATTGACTTGGACATCAACCAGAAGATGTTGATGCTGGGTGCTGGCACGGGCGTGCAGAGCGGCATGGACTATACAACGCTGATCCTGGCGGGCACTCCCATGGAGGGACAGTCGCTGGAGGAGGTGCGTACACTGCTACTGGCCGAGATTGAGAAGCTGAAGAAGGGTGAGTTCTCGGACGACTTGCTGCCTTCGGTGGTGAACAACATGAAGTTGCAGTATTACAACGCACTGGAGAGTAACCAGGCACGTGCCAACATGTATGTGCAGTCGTTTATCCACGGCACCGAATGGAAACAGGAGGTGGAATCGCTGGAGCGCGTGGAGGGCATGACGAAGGCGCAGATTGTGGCCTTTGCCAACGAGCACTTCAAGGACAATTACGTGGCTGTGTTTAAGAAGCAGGGCGTGGATCCCAACCAGAAGAAGATTGAAAAGCCTGCCATTACGCCTATCCCCACAAACCGCGACTATGTGAGTCAGTTTGTGAAGGATATCCAGGCTGCCAAGGTGACGCCCATCGCTCCGCGTTTTGTGGACTTCAAGAAGGATCTAACCTTCGGACAGACGGAGAAGAACCTCCCTTATATCTATGTGAACAACAATGAGAACGGACGCTTCCAGATGTCGTTCTACTATCCCTTTGGCAGTGAGGCCGATGTGCGCTATGGCTATGCCGGCGACTACTTGGATTATCTGGGTACCGACTCGCTGACGGCGCAGGAGGTGAAGCAGCAGTTCTATAAGTTGGCTTGCAACTATAACATTCAGGAGGGCGACCGCAGTATTACGGTGAGCTTGAACGGACTGAGCGAGAACATGACGGAGGCGCTGGCACTGCTGGAGCACCTGATGAAGAACGCCAAGGTGGACAACGAGGCTTATGCGCAGTTTGTGGCCATGGAGGCAAAGAGCCGCATGGACAACAAATTGGACCAGCGCACGAACTTCAATTTCCTGACACGCTATGCGCAGTATGGTGCCTACAACCCCTCGCGCCACGATATGAGCATCGCCGAACTGCAGCAGACCAACCCGCAGGAGTTGCTCGACCTGTTGAAGAACCTGTCGACATTCGAGCACACCTTATTATATTATGGTCCGATGAGCGAGAAGGAGTTGGCCGAGGCGGTGACCAGTGCGCACCAGACGCCAGAGACGCTGAAGACTGCTCCAGAGGGTCATCACTATGTGCTGCAGGCTACGCCTGAGAGCACCGTGACGCTGGCACCCTATGATGCGAAGAACATCTATATGATGATGTATCACAACGAGAACCGTGGATGGAAGGCCGAGGAGGCGCCTGTGACGGCTCTGTTTAACGAGTACTTCGGCGGTGGCATGAACACCATCGTGTTCCAGGAGTTGCGCGAGGCCCGCGGATTGGCCTACAGTGCGTCGGCCTACTATGTGGAGCCCAGCTACGAGGAGATGCCTGAGTATTTCTATACTTACATCATCACGCAGAACGACAAGATGATGGACTGTGTGAACCAGTTCCACGCCATCCTGAATGAGATGCCTCAGAGCGAGTCGGCCTTCAACATCGCCAAGGAGTCGCTGACCAAGAAACTGGCCAGCCAGCGCACCACGAAGTTCGGGCTGATCAACGCCTGGCTGGTGGCTCAGCGTCGCGGCATCGACTACGACATCAACCAGCGCATCTATGAGGCACTGCCCAACCTGACGATGGCCGATGTGCTGCGCTTTGCCAACGAACAGGTGGCTAACAAGGCGTATAATTACATCATCCTGGGCGACGAGGCTGAGCTTGACATGGCTTCGCTGGAGAAGCTGGGAAGCATTAAGCGACTGACAACGGAAGAGATTTTTGGATACTAA